A window from Terriglobales bacterium encodes these proteins:
- a CDS encoding tetratricopeptide repeat protein, which yields MTLVHGSLKLEELTLPLYSFLFPLEAGLSRLFRIASALLLCCALAPRAAAQQTDVTLETSESLFSVLAGINACGYDQELATSDPLRMLVRAEVASAVQASASAATAQRQLCAFYRDHQQPDASRTYAQYISLALNLDEPPGFQLRVREADLPPDASYVLGFVPLLQRFYVDAGLHGLWLKHQAAYEAQVERLHDPVAKMLLATKSAYLRISDSSYLGRRFAVYAEPMGAPGQVNARNYGVDYFLVLSPRGDAVRIDEIRHTYLHYTLDPFAMKRQGAMKRLEPLLESVKNAPLDESFHQDIVLLVNESLIRAIEARTSGPGGKEGEADRVQRAEAAEREGYILTLYFFDALRVFEKNPVGLQDAYPDWLFNIDVGAERKHAGEITFSREAVPEALHVSRPERAGVLDLAESKLASGEVAAAQRLAQQVLDQQSDNPARALFILARAATLSRDMPGARTYFERTLEMAREPRIVAWSHIYLARIFDMQENRDAAVQHYRAALAAGDTTPDTRAAAERGLAEPYQPPSARP from the coding sequence TTGACCCTCGTCCACGGCTCCCTTAAACTGGAGGAGCTCACACTCCCTTTATATTCATTCCTCTTTCCTCTGGAGGCCGGGCTGTCTCGTCTTTTCCGAATCGCAAGTGCTCTGCTGCTGTGCTGTGCCCTGGCGCCCAGGGCCGCGGCCCAGCAGACGGACGTCACTCTGGAGACCAGCGAGAGCCTGTTCAGCGTGCTGGCGGGCATCAACGCCTGCGGCTACGACCAGGAGCTGGCCACCTCGGATCCGCTGCGCATGCTGGTGCGCGCCGAGGTGGCGAGCGCGGTGCAAGCCTCGGCCAGCGCCGCCACCGCCCAGCGGCAGTTGTGCGCTTTCTACCGCGACCACCAGCAGCCGGACGCCTCCCGCACTTACGCCCAGTACATCTCGCTCGCCCTGAACCTGGACGAGCCTCCCGGGTTCCAACTCCGCGTCCGGGAAGCGGACCTGCCTCCGGACGCTTCCTACGTTCTGGGATTCGTGCCGCTGCTGCAGCGCTTCTACGTGGACGCCGGCCTGCACGGCCTCTGGCTGAAGCATCAGGCCGCCTACGAGGCCCAGGTCGAGCGCTTGCATGACCCGGTGGCCAAAATGCTGCTGGCCACCAAGTCCGCCTACCTGCGGATATCCGACAGCAGCTACCTGGGCCGCCGCTTCGCCGTGTACGCGGAACCCATGGGCGCACCCGGACAGGTGAATGCACGCAACTACGGCGTCGACTACTTCCTGGTCCTCTCGCCGCGCGGCGACGCGGTACGCATCGACGAGATCCGCCACACCTATCTGCACTACACCCTCGATCCCTTCGCCATGAAGCGCCAGGGAGCGATGAAGCGCTTGGAGCCGCTGCTGGAGTCGGTGAAGAACGCGCCGCTCGACGAAAGTTTCCATCAGGACATCGTGCTGCTGGTGAACGAGTCGCTCATCCGCGCCATCGAGGCCCGCACCAGCGGCCCCGGCGGCAAGGAAGGCGAAGCGGATCGCGTGCAGCGGGCCGAGGCCGCCGAGCGCGAGGGCTATATCCTCACCCTGTACTTCTTCGACGCCCTACGGGTGTTCGAGAAAAATCCCGTGGGGCTGCAGGACGCCTACCCCGACTGGCTGTTTAACATCGACGTAGGCGCCGAGCGCAAGCACGCCGGCGAGATCACCTTCAGCCGCGAAGCAGTGCCCGAGGCGCTGCACGTCTCCCGGCCGGAACGAGCCGGCGTGCTGGACCTGGCCGAATCCAAGCTGGCCTCGGGAGAGGTGGCGGCGGCGCAGCGGCTGGCCCAGCAGGTGCTCGACCAGCAGAGTGACAATCCGGCCCGGGCCCTGTTCATCCTGGCGCGCGCCGCCACGCTCAGCCGCGACATGCCCGGCGCCCGCACCTACTTCGAGCGTACCTTGGAGATGGCCCGCGAGCCCCGGATCGTGGCCTGGTCGCACATCTACCTGGCCCGGATCTTTGACATGCAGGAAAACCGCGATGCGGCCGTGCAGCACTATCGCGCGGCCCTAGCGGCAGGCGATACCACGCCCGATACCCGGGCGGCGGCGGAGCGGGGACTGGCGGAGCCCTATCAGCCCCCGTCGGCACGACCTTAG